The segment CTCGGCATTTAAAGTACCGCCACCTTTATGATAAATTACCGACTGAGGTGTACAAACCAACCGGTGTCCACGAGAGCGAAGACGCCAGCACAAATCAATCTCTTCTTGATGCGCAAAGAAATCGCCATCTAATCCGCCAACAGCCTTATAGATATCTGTACGGATAAATAAACAGGCTCCCGTTGCCCAAAGTACATCAATCGGAGAATCATATTGCCCTTTGTCTGCTTCAACAACATGCAGCAGACGACCCCGACAGAACGGATAACCATATTTATCCATAAAACCGCCCGAAGCGCCGGCATATTCAAAAAGAGAGCGCTGCAAATCTGCTTTAATCTTCGGCTGAACAGCTACCACATCCGCTTGTGTATCCAATAACCGGCAAGGAGCTTCCAGCCAATGAGGTGTTACTTCTACATCACTGTTCAGCAAGACACAATAAGGATGCGTTATATGCTTTAAGGCCTGATTATAACCTTCTGCAAATCCATAATTCTTATCCATCCGGATAATCTGCACCGAAGGGAATTTATCAGCCAGCATTTGTAGCGAATCATCCGTTGAACCATTGTCTGCGACAATCACATCAGCCCACTCTGCTGGCGAATAACGGACAACAGAAGGAAGATATCGTTCCATCAATGCAGAGCCGTTCCAATTCAATATAACAATTGCTATTTTCTTACTCTTAGTTATTTCCATGATGTATCACAGCGTCACTTCGTTTATATTTCCACCGCTTATGCGTCCAAAGCCATCCTTCCGGTTTACGCAGAATACTTTTTTCCAAACACCGAGCATATTCTTCTGTAATCCAATTTTCAGGAGTCTCTTTTGGATTCTCAGTAATTAATTGGATTTCGAGAGTATAATAGCCACGCTTTACCATCTGGACATCCAGAAAGACCACAGGTGTATTTAACTTCCGGGCTAGCCGTTCTGCTCCAGTCAAGACAGAAGTATCCTGATTCAGGAAATTTGTCCAGTAATGTAAATTACTTGGACTTGGTGTTTGGTCTGCCAAGAATACAACTCCCGATCTGACTTTATTTCTTACAAGCCGTACCACTTCACGGCCTGTATCATTCTTAGGAATACCCAACGAGCCGAACTTCGTCCGTAAATGTATAAATATCTTATCAACCGCCTTATTATTTAATGGGCGATAAATCTGATATAAACGGGCATCTTTAAACCGAGAGTTTGAGCCCGAATACCACTCCCAATTACCATAATGTCCCATCAGGAACAAACAACAAGGATGTCCATTATCCATCAACTTATCAATGAGTTCAGGATTCTGGACATAAGCTCTTTCCTGCAATTCCTGAAGAGAGATATGAGCCAACTTAAGTGTTTCCACAATATAATCAGCAAAATGATGGTAGAAAGCCTTTTCCAGCTGTCTAAGTTCTTCTTCGCTTTTATCTGGGAAAGAAGACTTTAAATTCTTACGTACAACAGGAACACGGTATCTGATTACCCAAGAAATAATCAAATAGAGAAAATCAGATAATACATACAAAAGCCGCATAGGCAGCAGTGCATGTATTTTAATCCATCCGTAAATTAATATATATTGTATACGCGTCCACATAAAGTATGTTTACATCCGTTCGTCATTGACATCTCCTACTGTTCGCTCCGGCGTTCCTCCTTTGCAGGATTTTCCTCCTCCAAGGAGAATTTTGCATCTCCTGTATTTATCCGATAAATGACTCAACTTGCAAAGCTGATTTATCTGAATTCCAACCACCCAAACGAATCCGTCTCGTTTCATTTATTAATGAAGTATCATAAGGTGTTTCAACCTTGATGTAGTTTTCCGTAAATCCGTGCATCATGCCGTCTTTCTTCGTATGCTCGAACAAGACTTTGGCTTCCCGGCCTATATGAGCTTCATAAAATGCCTGAAGTTTTTTCTCTGACAGTTCCAGCAATACTTGACTGCGGGCATGTTTTACCTTCGGGTCCACTACATAGTCAATCTTCAGGGCTTGTGTTCCCGGACGTTCGGAATAACTGAATACATGTAATTGCGTAACATCCAGACTTTCGATAAAACGACGGGCATCTTCAAAGTAGGCATCCGTTTCCCCACGTGTGCCGACGATTACATCTACTCCGATAAAAGCATCTGGAAGAATCGACTTGATCTTCTCGATTTTATGACGGAACAAAGCTGTATCATACCGACGGCGCATCAGTTTCAGCACATCATCACTTCCACTCTGTAACGGAATATGAAAATGCGGGGCAAACCGTTTGCTGCCTGCCACAAAATCAATTGCCTCATCCGTAATCAGATTCGGCTCAATTGAGGAAATACGATACCGCTCAATGCCTTCTACCTCATCCAGGGCTCGGATCAGATCGATGAAAGTCTCACCCGTTGTCTTTCCAAAGTCTCCGATATTTACTCCTGTCAGAACAATCTCTT is part of the Parabacteroides sp. AD58 genome and harbors:
- a CDS encoding glycosyltransferase family 2 protein codes for the protein MEITKSKKIAIVILNWNGSALMERYLPSVVRYSPAEWADVIVADNGSTDDSLQMLADKFPSVQIIRMDKNYGFAEGYNQALKHITHPYCVLLNSDVEVTPHWLEAPCRLLDTQADVVAVQPKIKADLQRSLFEYAGASGGFMDKYGYPFCRGRLLHVVEADKGQYDSPIDVLWATGACLFIRTDIYKAVGGLDGDFFAHQEEIDLCWRLRSRGHRLVCTPQSVIYHKGGGTLNAESPRKTFLNFRNNLLMLYKNLPEKDLKPVMRLRFWLDYLAALKFFLTGHAANARAVYQARREFYQLLPKFEPKRLENQQKTILSEIPELKSYSLLWQFYVRGRKHYSDLPQ
- the mtaB gene encoding tRNA (N(6)-L-threonylcarbamoyladenosine(37)-C(2))-methylthiotransferase MtaB; this translates as MIDHTVFENKKAAYYTLGCKLNFAETSTIGKALSEQGIRKVRPGEKADICVINTCSVTELADKKCRQAIRRISKQHPGAFIVVTGCYAQLKPEEVAHIDGVDLVLGAEQKLDILHYLDNLHKTEADGVIHTSASKDIRTFTPSCSADDRTRHFLKVQDGCDYFCSYCTIPFARGRSRNGSIESLVKQAEDVAAQGGKEIVLTGVNIGDFGKTTGETFIDLIRALDEVEGIERYRISSIEPNLITDEAIDFVAGSKRFAPHFHIPLQSGSDDVLKLMRRRYDTALFRHKIEKIKSILPDAFIGVDVIVGTRGETDAYFEDARRFIESLDVTQLHVFSYSERPGTQALKIDYVVDPKVKHARSQVLLELSEKKLQAFYEAHIGREAKVLFEHTKKDGMMHGFTENYIKVETPYDTSLINETRRIRLGGWNSDKSALQVESFIG
- a CDS encoding lysophospholipid acyltransferase family protein; translated protein: MWTRIQYILIYGWIKIHALLPMRLLYVLSDFLYLIISWVIRYRVPVVRKNLKSSFPDKSEEELRQLEKAFYHHFADYIVETLKLAHISLQELQERAYVQNPELIDKLMDNGHPCCLFLMGHYGNWEWYSGSNSRFKDARLYQIYRPLNNKAVDKIFIHLRTKFGSLGIPKNDTGREVVRLVRNKVRSGVVFLADQTPSPSNLHYWTNFLNQDTSVLTGAERLARKLNTPVVFLDVQMVKRGYYTLEIQLITENPKETPENWITEEYARCLEKSILRKPEGWLWTHKRWKYKRSDAVIHHGNN